GTGCTGACCCAGGTTGAACCATGAAtgggggggcggttggggggggcCAGAAGGCAGTACCTAGTCAGGTGACCCACCCCCCACTGCGCCGGGTTTGCACAGTCAGCCATTAGAAAACATGGGGAAATGTGAAGTCCTTCTTAACGTGTCACTTGACGTGTTTCTTCAGCCATTAATGACACGCTACTGATGGAGGGTTTGCGTTCTCTGTACAGGAAATGCACTTAATGCTCTGAGAGTTTAATGAAATGATGGTTTATTTGCTATTCGcacaagtatttttttttgggggggggggcaggttaagggcccaatggtgatgtgactattctgccaaccgcccactgagccacacacaccgCCCCCAGTGTAACCAGTCCCTAGAACCAGTTTGACATGCATGTttcctggctgtgtgtgtttttaaaatgtcagcgTTTGCTGTTTGCTTCTGTAATTAATGCTTCGTGCGGCTCAGTCTGCGAGTTCCCTGCATGGGCGTGACTTTAGCGCCCCCTTGTGCCGGCAGAGAGCGTTTACAGAGAAACTTGCAGTATTACCAGAAGATTCTGGAGAGGGAGGGCAGGCGGGAGTCCATCAGCCCCCACCCCTGTGGATACCtgtgctgctgccgctgctgctGTGAGATGGTGAGTGATGATGGCCCCCACCCGTGAGCACGCAGCTCCACTGAAGCCGCATGTTAAATGCGCGTTTTTCCCTGTGCGGCGCCTTGCCCATATGACCTCCGACCCTCGAAGGTGGACGCCATTGACTACTACAGCTCCCAGGAGTCCAGCATGAAACAGGCTGAGGAACATCTGCGGGAGGAGgtcccacagcgccccctaggcATGGCCTTCATCACTTTGGAGACTGAGAGCATGGCTACCTAGTGAGTGACAGGCTGCTGCATCCAGGTGCCATGTGAAGTTTCCTGCCTGCCGCTGAACTTGGATCAACCTCCTTCGTTTTCCTAGCATCCTCAGGGATTTTAATGCCCTGGACTGCGTAGGTGACGGAGCCGCCGGCAGGGTGACGCGCTGCGGATGTGGCCGGCAGCCCCAGCCCTCTTCTGACAGCGCGGCGTTGAGAGTGACCAGTTGGAGGATGAGCTACGCCCCTCGGCCCAGCAACATCTACTGGTCAGTGTGTCCGGCGGGTCCCACGCCAGGCCATAATTACTAAGTAATGTAGGTCTGAGCCAGAGGTGTCACTAGggctgttttgggggggggggctttagaCCACTTAAAATGTTCTTTAACGCCCCTCCCTCCTTTTTCCCCCCCAGGGAGAACCTGTCCGTGGTCGGCGCACGCTGGTGGCTCCGCTGTctctttttaaactttttcCTCTTCATACTGCTCTTCTTCCTCACTACCCCgtccatcatcatcaccaccatagATAAGTTCAACGTTACAAGACCTATCTACTATCTCAATGTGAGCACACTGCCGTCCCTgcagccccctccccagctGCCCCTTCCCTTCCTAGTGGCACCTTCCCTGCGTCCCCCTCTCTGTCCCCTTCCATGCGtccccctctctctgtccccttcCCTGCGTCCCCCTCTCTGTGTCCCCTTCCCTGCGTCCCCCTCTCTGTGTCCCCTTCCCTGTCCCCCTCTCTGTGTCCCCTTCCCTGCGTCCCCCTCTCTGTGTCCCCTTCCCTGCGTCCCCCTCTCTGTGTCCCCTTCCCTGCGtccccctctctctgtccccttcCCTGCGTCCCCCTCTCTGTCCCCCTCTCTGTGTCCCCTTCCCTGCGTCCCCCTCTCTGTGTCCCCTTCCCTGCGTCCCCCTCTCTGTCCCCTTCCCTGCatccccctctctgtctccttcccTGCGTCCCCCTCTCTGTGTCCCCTTCCCTGCGTCCCCCTCTCTGTGTCCCCTTCCCTGCGTCCCCCTCTCTGTGTCCCCTTCCCTGCGTCCCCCTCTCTGTGTTCCCTTCCCTGCGTCCCCCTCTCTGTCCCCTCCCCTGCGTCCCCCTCTCTGTGTCCCCTTCCCTGCGTCCCCCTCTCTGTCCCCTTCCCTGCGTCCCCCTCTCTGTCCCCTTCCCTGCATCCCCCTCTCTGTAGCCCCTTCCCTGTGGTTCCCCCAGTCATGCCCAGTCCCCAGGCATTGCTGATGTACACACTGCACTGCTCCTCCCATGCAGAACGCCATCATCAGCCAGTTCCTTCCCACCCTGCTGCTCTGGTGCTTCTCGGCTCTACTTCCCACGCTGGTGTACTACTCCACCCTGGGAGAGGCCCACTGGACCAGGTAACCGGGCCGCCTGGGGGTGCTGATCCATAAGTCCGAGCTGTGACTGACACACTGCCCCACTGCCAAGAGGGAAATGTACATGGCCGGAGCGGCATTTCTATAAATATGCAACTGTAGTTAATGTCTCGCTCTCCATCCATGTTTGGAGAAGCTTTGATTTTATTCTCATACACGCCTCAAGCCATCCTAAAGGCACCTACATTTTGGCTGTAAACACATTCTAGAAACACAGGGCTAGTTTCCATGAAGCAGTCGTTTCAGAGTAAAGTCATGTTCCCTGAGTCCTTGCAAATACATCACAGTTTGCGGGACTCCTTCAGCTCCAGAATGTTCTGGCTCCGCGTTTATCTTTCTGATGGGTTGAGGCCCATGGTTTGGTGTTTTCTCTCGCAGGTCCGGTGAGAACATGAGCATGATGCACAAGCTGTACATGTTCCTGCTCTTCATGGTGCTGATCctgccgtcactgggcctgacCAGGTAATCCGCGCCGATGGCCCAGCTGTGCCCAAGGGGCACACCGCCTCAGTAAGACCTTTCACCGTAAAGGCAGCACATCCGCTGATGCTCGAAGGTCGGGATGCTGTCCCTGTGATTAGATGGTCAGATCCCTGGATCAGCAGAGTGGTGTTACCATTGTGCTCCTAAGCACCAAATGTTTCAGGGACTTGCTGAACTTGCTTATgtttgtcactttggataaaagtataaagtaaataaaagctgTATTTTTAATCCTAGTTTTTACATCATTGTCAGATTCGTTTTCTAATCCCAGTTTTGCTCTGAGTTTCTCCTCTTAGTTTGTCCTCACAGTGTCTCCTCTCACAGTTTGTCCTCTCAGTGTCTCCTCTCTTACAGTTTGTCCTCTCTTACAGTTTGTCTTCTCACAGTTTGTCCTCTCTCACAGTTTGTCCTCTCTTACAGTGTCTCCTCTCAGTTTGTCCTCTCTTACAGTTTGTCCTCTCACAGTGTCTCCTCTTACAGTTTGTCCTCTCTTACAGTTTGTCCTCTCACAGTTTGTCCTCTCTCACAGTTTGTCCTCTCACAGTGTCTCCTCTCACAGTTTGTCCTCTCAGTGTCTCCTCTCTTACAGTTTGTCCTCTCTTACAGTTTGTCCTCTCTTACAGTTTGTCTTCTCACAGTTTGTCCTCTCTCACAGTTTGTCCTCTCTTAGTGTCTCCTCTCAGTTTGTCCTCTCTTACAGTTTGTCCTCTCACAGTGTCTCCTCTTACAGTTTGTCCTCTCTTACAGTTTGTCCTCTCTCACAGTTTGTCCTCTCTCACAGTTTGTCCTCTCACAGTGTCTCCTCTCACAGTTTGTCCTCTCAGTGTCTCTTCTCTTACAGTTTGTCCTCTCTTACAGTTTGTCTTCTCACAGTTTGTCCTCTCTCACAGTTTGTCCTCTCTTACAGTGTCTCCTCTCAGTTTGTCCTCTCTTACAGTTTGTCCTCTCACAGTGTCTCCTCTTACAGTTTGTCCTCTCTTACAGTTTGTCCTCTCTCACAGTTTGTCCTCTCTTACAGTTTGTCCTCTCACAGTTTGTCCTCTCTTACAGCTTAGATGTCTTCTTCGAGTGGCTTTTCGACAACCAGTTTTTTTCACAAGGGAAGCTTCGATTTGAGTGAGTCATCCAGCGTGACCGCCTTTCTGTCCATTTCTCtgggtctgtgtctgtgtgaccTCTAGCTCTGCGCACACAGGTGTGTCTTCCTGCCCAATCAGGGGGCTTTCTTTGTGAATTACGTGATTGCTGCGGCGCTCATTGGCTCTGCCATGGAGCTGCTCCGCCTCCCGGGGCTGGTGCTCTACACGGTGCGCATGGCGCTGGCTCACTCCGCGGCAGAGAGGAAATACATCAAGCAGGTGAGCCACTACCCCCACACAGTCTGTGGCTGCccctggtgctggtgctgctctcATTCCTCCCCATCATACCCGCCCTCAGAACCAGGCTTACGCGTTTGAGTACGGAGCCATGTACGGCTGGATGCTGTGTATCTTCACGGTCATCATGGCCTACAGCATCACATGCCCGCTCATCGTGCCTTTCGGTGAGTCACCTCACTGCCCCCTACCTTCTCATTTTTTGATGCCATCCATTATCACTCAGatatggacccccccccccatccccccaggcCTTCTCTACATGTTGCTGAAGTACTTGGTGGACAAACACAACCTGTACTTTGcctatctgcctgcctgcctggaCCGCCGGGTGCACATGGCTGCTGTCAACCAGGCCCTGGCCGCGCCCATCATCTGCCTGCTCTGGTTCTACTTCTTTTCCGTCATCAGAGCCGGTGAGCCACCCGCCACTCCAGCCCACCCGCCGCCTCCGCCACCAGTCCCGCCGCCACTCCCACCCGCCATTCCCACCTCTGCCACTCCCACCCGCCATTCCCACCTCTGCCACTCCCACCCGCCATTCCCATCCGCCCGCCGCCGCCACTCCCACCCGCCATTCCCATCCACCCGCCGCCGCCACTCTCACCCGCCACTCCCACCAGTCGCCACTCCCATCCGCCCGCCGCCGCCACTCTTACCCGCCATTCCCACTGGTCGCCACCTCATGCGCTGACCCGCGCTCTGTCTCTGCACAGGTTTCATGGCCACCACGTCACTCTTCACCTTCGCCATCCTCATTGTCACCATCTTCATATGCATTGCATATACCTGCTTTGGACACTTCAAGTACCTGAGCCCACACAGCTACAAGGTGAGAATCTCCCCTCTGAATTGCCCCCTAGTGTACGTCTGCCGTGTTGTTCAAATGCTACTTGTATGATAGCGATGATGAAGCTGAATCGAGTCTAATCCAGTCTAACCTAAAACCACATTGCTCATACTTTTGGGTTTTGGCAGATAAAGGAAGCTGGTGATGATCCTGGAGACGAAGCCCCAGCCGTCCCGACAGATTCGGTCAGTATGGCGGTGCTCGGTTACTGCTGGGGGGTCGGTTAGGGCAGCCAAAAGGAGCTTATCTAGGACGGCCCTGCTTCACACGGTCACATGGTCTGACCCCCGCCTCACTGGCACATTCTCAGTGATGCTCCTACATTCACAGGTCTACCTTCCCAAAGTGCTTCAGGACACCCTACCCTCTGAGCCCCTCCCAGGGGACCCAGTCCAGAGGTCGTACGGGGCTCTGGAGAGCTCTGCACATGGCACGGACCTTCAGGGAGTGTCGCCCACCTAAGCGAGGCAGCAGCGGAGGATGGACTTCTGGATGCTCAGGAAGagccagcctcctgccttgaaGCTGATCAGGGGAGGCCTGGACCAGGTCT
This window of the Paramormyrops kingsleyae isolate MSU_618 chromosome 19, PKINGS_0.4, whole genome shotgun sequence genome carries:
- the tmem63a gene encoding CSC1-like protein 1, with the protein product MALLWSPANNGSSSQNDSSCSRATDESAILRDASFGGIPVVLLLDFIAFVVLLLIFSFIRKKVWDYGRLALVSESNGLRGKTHLYSRTSSNMSTIEEYDMGFCSWVPFVLRMDKEMIEERCGIDAVHYLSFQRHLIVLLVIICVGSVSVILPVNMSGNLMGDDPKNFGRTTIGNLQKDNDLLWLHTLFAVLYLIITVVVLRHHTSQMKDFHKETAKTTLLVCSLPRKASVDQIKMHFSEAYPTCRVLQVSLCYDVAKLIAHAKERERLQRNLQYYQKILEREGRRESISPHPCGYLCCCRCCCEMVDAIDYYSSQESSMKQAEEHLREEVPQRPLGMAFITLETESMATYILRDFNALDCVGDGAAGRVTRCGCGRQPQPSSDSAALRVTSWRMSYAPRPSNIYWENLSVVGARWWLRCLFLNFFLFILLFFLTTPSIIITTIDKFNVTRPIYYLNNAIISQFLPTLLLWCFSALLPTLVYYSTLGEAHWTRSGENMSMMHKLYMFLLFMVLILPSLGLTSLDVFFEWLFDNQFFSQGKLRFECVFLPNQGAFFVNYVIAAALIGSAMELLRLPGLVLYTVRMALAHSAAERKYIKQNQAYAFEYGAMYGWMLCIFTVIMAYSITCPLIVPFGLLYMLLKYLVDKHNLYFAYLPACLDRRVHMAAVNQALAAPIICLLWFYFFSVIRAGFMATTSLFTFAILIVTIFICIAYTCFGHFKYLSPHSYKIKEAGDDPGDEAPAVPTDSVYLPKVLQDTLPSEPLPGDPVQRSYGALESSAHGTDLQGVSPT